A single genomic interval of Bacteroidota bacterium harbors:
- a CDS encoding NAD-dependent epimerase/dehydratase family protein — MQPTSLVTGGAGFIGAHVVNELLKQGHKVIVLDDLSGGFIENINPKAEFIKGSVTDHVLISEIFSENRFDYVYHLAAYAAEGLSHFIKRFNYTNNVVGSINLINESVKHKVKCFVFTSSIAVYGNQKSPVTENNTPLPEDPYGIAKYAIEMDLKVTHEMFGLNYIIFRPHNVYGEYQNIGDKYRNVVGIFMNQLMQGIPLTVFGDGNQTRAFSYIADVAVPIANSVNINAAYNQIINIGADSSYTVNELAREVMKSMNITGNIRHLEARNEVINIYADHTKADKLFGNQKKTSLPEGLKKMAAWAVKSGSRKSQKFSNIEIVEKLPPVWLE, encoded by the coding sequence ATGCAACCAACTTCACTAGTCACCGGAGGGGCCGGGTTCATAGGCGCTCATGTAGTTAATGAATTGTTAAAACAAGGTCACAAAGTCATAGTGCTGGATGACCTTAGTGGTGGCTTTATTGAAAACATTAACCCGAAAGCTGAATTTATTAAGGGCTCTGTTACTGACCATGTACTCATCTCTGAAATTTTTTCTGAAAACAGGTTTGATTATGTATATCACCTGGCTGCATACGCAGCCGAAGGGCTGAGTCATTTTATAAAACGTTTTAATTATACGAATAATGTTGTTGGAAGTATAAATCTGATCAATGAATCGGTAAAACATAAGGTCAAATGTTTTGTATTTACCTCCTCAATTGCCGTATATGGAAATCAAAAATCGCCGGTAACTGAAAACAATACGCCCTTACCTGAAGATCCGTATGGAATAGCAAAGTATGCTATTGAAATGGATCTTAAAGTAACGCATGAAATGTTCGGATTGAACTATATTATTTTCCGTCCGCATAATGTTTATGGAGAATACCAGAATATTGGTGACAAATATCGAAACGTTGTAGGGATTTTCATGAACCAGTTAATGCAGGGAATTCCACTTACTGTTTTCGGAGATGGCAATCAAACACGGGCATTCAGCTATATTGCCGATGTGGCAGTGCCAATTGCGAATTCAGTAAACATTAATGCCGCTTATAACCAGATCATTAACATCGGTGCCGATTCCAGCTATACGGTAAATGAACTTGCCCGCGAAGTAATGAAATCTATGAACATCACCGGCAATATCAGGCACCTCGAAGCGAGAAATGAAGTGATAAACATTTACGCTGATCACACTAAAGCTGACAAGCTATTTGGCAACCAGAAAAAAACAAGCTTACCTGAGGGCTTAAAGAAAATGGCTGCATGGGCAGTTAAATCAGGTTCACGGAAAAGTCAAAAATTCAGCAACATTGAGATCGTAGAAAAACTCCCTCCTGTCTGGCTGGAATAA
- the galE gene encoding UDP-glucose 4-epimerase GalE, protein MQKLNTILVTGGAGYIGSHTIIELINEGYTVISADNYSNSSEKTYERIKKITGADVKHYKVDLCDSALTKKIFTENPSITGIIHFAALKSVPESVEQPLLYYRNNVNSLLNILECMKEFHTRDLIFSSSCSVYGNSDKLPVNENTPIGIIESPYGYTKIVGERIIQDFLKINLKAKATSLRYFNPVGAHITGQIGEIPANRPNNLVPIITQTAIGKIKEMSVYGDDYKTRDGSCIRDYVHVSDIADAHVKALKFLNEGMQDANYSLFNLGTGNGITVLEAISAFEKISKQKLNYKIARRRAGDVAAIYSDSSKALNLLKWKPKHSIESMMETAWKWEQYLLKEK, encoded by the coding sequence ATGCAAAAGTTGAATACAATCCTCGTCACCGGCGGCGCCGGCTATATAGGCTCACATACTATAATTGAGCTGATCAACGAAGGATATACTGTAATTTCTGCCGACAATTACAGCAACTCCTCCGAAAAAACATATGAACGCATAAAAAAAATAACGGGGGCTGATGTCAAACATTATAAAGTTGACCTGTGTGATTCTGCTCTGACAAAAAAAATATTCACCGAAAATCCCTCCATAACAGGTATCATTCATTTTGCCGCGTTAAAATCAGTTCCCGAATCTGTTGAACAACCCCTGCTTTATTACCGCAACAATGTCAACTCCCTGCTTAATATTCTCGAATGCATGAAGGAGTTTCACACGCGTGATCTTATCTTCTCCTCTTCCTGCTCGGTATATGGCAATTCCGACAAATTACCTGTAAATGAAAATACGCCTATCGGCATCATCGAATCTCCTTATGGTTATACCAAAATTGTCGGAGAGCGTATCATCCAGGACTTTCTGAAGATCAACCTGAAAGCAAAAGCCACATCACTCCGCTACTTCAACCCTGTTGGAGCACACATAACGGGACAAATAGGAGAAATACCGGCTAACCGGCCAAATAACCTTGTGCCAATAATAACACAAACCGCCATTGGCAAGATAAAAGAAATGAGTGTATATGGTGATGATTACAAAACCCGCGATGGCAGCTGCATACGGGACTACGTTCATGTAAGTGATATTGCTGATGCGCATGTGAAAGCATTGAAATTTCTGAATGAAGGAATGCAGGATGCAAACTATTCATTATTTAACCTGGGCACAGGCAACGGAATAACCGTACTTGAAGCCATAAGTGCCTTTGAAAAAATTTCAAAACAAAAATTGAATTACAAGATCGCTCGCCGCCGCGCAGGCGATGTGGCCGCTATTTATTCTGACAGCTCTAAGGCGCTGAATTTGCTGAAATGGAAACCCAAACATTCCATCGAATCCATGATGGAAACGGCCTGGAAGTGGGAACAATATCTGTTAAAAGAAAAATAA
- a CDS encoding glycosyltransferase family 4 protein has protein sequence MKKILFVATHRQDRSPSQRFRFEQYLKFLEKEGISYHFSPLLSESDDSHFYSKGKIGTKLLILVKSFFKRMSDVLLSSGYEIIFIQREAFVTGTVFFEKIWRLLGKKIIYDFDDSIWLLDVSDANKKFSWMKNPGKTANIISLSTVIFAGNEYLADYARRFNNNVELMPTTIDTDLYRAYSRLPEGVICIGWSGSITTIKHYDHAIPVLKRIKKKYGDQVKFKVIGDKNYVNTDLSVVGIAWNKENEVDELNTFDIGIMPLPDDKWSKGKCGLKGLQYMSIEIPTIMSPVGVNTEIIQDGINGFLARTEDEWVEKISRLIESPELRKKLGQAGRKTVLEKYSVNANKEKYLALFQKIIS, from the coding sequence ATGAAAAAAATATTATTTGTAGCCACCCACAGACAGGACAGATCTCCCAGTCAACGTTTCAGGTTCGAACAGTATTTGAAGTTCCTGGAAAAGGAAGGCATTTCATACCATTTCTCACCTCTTCTCTCAGAAAGCGATGATAGTCATTTTTACAGCAAAGGAAAAATAGGGACAAAACTTCTGATACTTGTAAAATCTTTTTTTAAAAGAATGTCGGATGTTCTGCTCTCCTCCGGGTACGAAATTATTTTTATTCAAAGAGAGGCTTTTGTTACCGGCACTGTTTTTTTTGAAAAAATATGGAGACTTCTTGGAAAAAAAATAATTTATGATTTTGATGACTCCATATGGCTATTAGATGTTTCAGATGCGAATAAAAAATTCAGTTGGATGAAAAATCCAGGTAAAACTGCTAATATAATCAGCCTTTCAACTGTTATTTTTGCAGGCAACGAATACCTTGCCGATTATGCCAGGCGATTTAACAACAATGTGGAATTAATGCCAACTACAATAGATACTGACCTGTATAGAGCGTATTCCAGATTACCTGAAGGAGTTATTTGTATTGGCTGGAGCGGAAGTATCACAACAATCAAACATTATGATCATGCAATTCCTGTACTGAAAAGGATCAAAAAAAAATATGGTGACCAGGTAAAATTTAAAGTTATAGGTGATAAAAACTATGTTAATACTGATCTGTCAGTAGTGGGCATTGCCTGGAATAAAGAAAATGAAGTTGATGAGTTAAATACGTTTGACATTGGAATTATGCCATTACCTGACGATAAATGGTCCAAAGGTAAATGCGGCTTAAAAGGATTGCAATACATGTCGATTGAAATACCAACAATCATGTCGCCTGTTGGTGTAAATACAGAAATAATACAAGATGGTATTAATGGATTTCTTGCCCGCACAGAAGATGAATGGGTAGAAAAAATTTCCCGATTGATCGAATCACCTGAACTCCGCAAAAAACTTGGGCAGGCCGGCAGAAAAACGGTTTTAGAAAAATATTCGGTTAATGCAAATAAAGAAAAATATCTTGCACTGTTTCAAAAAATAATCTCTTAA
- the rlmH gene encoding 23S rRNA (pseudouridine(1915)-N(3))-methyltransferase RlmH, with protein sequence MKIRLIVISPTDSAYLKEGISGYISRLKHYVTFEYVELPAVKRSGNFTSAEVKKKEGEELLKHVDPSSILILLDEKGKEYTSTDFSKFIQKQMNSGVKTIVFFVGGPFGFPEEVYKKANYKLALSQMTFSHQMVRLFFVEQLYRAFTIIKGESYHHE encoded by the coding sequence ATGAAGATCAGGCTTATTGTAATTTCTCCTACCGATTCCGCCTATTTAAAGGAAGGAATAAGCGGCTATATCAGCCGTCTAAAGCATTATGTAACCTTCGAGTATGTGGAGCTGCCAGCTGTAAAGCGATCGGGAAATTTTACATCTGCTGAGGTTAAAAAGAAAGAAGGGGAGGAATTGCTTAAACACGTTGATCCTTCATCAATACTTATACTTTTAGATGAGAAAGGCAAAGAATATACATCAACCGACTTTTCTAAGTTTATCCAGAAACAGATGAATTCGGGAGTTAAAACAATTGTATTTTTTGTGGGTGGTCCTTTTGGTTTCCCGGAAGAGGTTTATAAAAAGGCCAACTATAAATTAGCACTTTCACAAATGACCTTTTCACATCAAATGGTGAGGTTGTTTTTTGTGGAGCAGCTCTACAGAGCTTTCACTATTATTAAAGGTGAATCGTATCATCACGAATGA
- a CDS encoding glycosyltransferase family 2 protein, with translation MHISNHLVSIVIPAYNAELFIKETIDSVLNQTYKNFECIVVDDGSKDSTSGIVKELTKSDKRIRLIKQANQGVSAARNAGATNSTGIYIAFLDADDIWVPEHLELLIQELQTHKLEFVQSNYQTIDQNSKKLNYQSNAKGGNIFRHLLLGKYDHYSGISGTMVTRTAFNKTGGFDINLSNVADWDFFLQYARPFQIGLVNKVTWLYRLHSNNMHSGIHLLEKDILYIFKKLSVNYSFPSFVFKLKCYSNMYWMLGGSYIKKNKYKTIKYVALCILCYPPNSIKIAKALIKQTGKNE, from the coding sequence ATGCACATAAGCAACCATTTAGTATCGATTGTAATACCTGCATATAACGCGGAGTTGTTCATTAAAGAAACGATTGACTCCGTATTAAATCAAACCTATAAAAATTTTGAATGTATTGTTGTGGATGATGGTTCAAAAGACTCAACATCTGGCATAGTTAAAGAGTTAACCAAATCTGACAAGAGAATAAGATTAATCAAACAAGCAAACCAGGGAGTTTCTGCAGCCAGGAACGCAGGCGCGACGAACTCAACCGGAATTTATATAGCCTTTTTAGATGCCGATGATATATGGGTTCCGGAACATTTGGAGTTGCTGATTCAGGAATTACAGACGCACAAACTTGAATTTGTTCAGTCGAACTATCAAACCATAGACCAAAACTCAAAAAAATTAAACTATCAATCCAATGCCAAAGGTGGAAATATATTCAGGCACCTTTTACTCGGCAAGTATGATCATTACTCCGGAATTTCAGGAACTATGGTTACACGAACAGCTTTTAATAAAACAGGAGGTTTTGATATTAACCTATCAAATGTTGCCGATTGGGACTTTTTCTTACAATATGCCAGACCGTTCCAAATAGGATTAGTAAATAAGGTAACATGGCTCTACAGGTTACATTCAAACAACATGCATTCTGGGATTCACCTGCTGGAAAAAGACATTTTATATATTTTTAAAAAACTGAGCGTGAATTATTCATTCCCATCTTTCGTTTTCAAACTTAAGTGTTATTCCAATATGTACTGGATGCTCGGAGGATCATACATAAAAAAAAATAAATACAAAACGATCAAATATGTGGCTCTTTGTATATTATGTTATCCGCCCAATTCTATCAAAATTGCAAAAGCTCTGATTAAACAAACCGGTAAAAATGAATAA
- a CDS encoding glycosyltransferase, producing the protein MSSNPSSPVVSVIIPTYNSGKYIEETIQSVKQQTFNEWELLIIDDGSTDNTPATILPYLCDKRIQYHYQKNKGVSAARNRGIELSKGMYIAFLDADDVWLPMNLEKKIMALQPDTIDWVFSDALLLFENNNVIVAPDGTDKLILEHYLLWDRMVVPGPSSNIILKRKCLNTGLRFDPMFSTAADQDFCFYLSARYEGKRIAAPLFKYRQLTNSMSKDMRVVSKDHYNVYRKAENNKLFKSYLFKNKCFSNMYIILAGGWWSIGGNIINTKPLTRMPNTRGIIPTKPSSPRFILIDLMTSWYKTIIYLIKAIIIYPPNSNKLMAKFFKKYIYAG; encoded by the coding sequence ATGAGCTCTAATCCCTCTTCCCCTGTTGTTTCCGTAATAATTCCGACATATAATTCAGGAAAGTATATTGAAGAAACGATTCAATCTGTAAAACAACAAACATTTAATGAGTGGGAATTATTAATTATTGATGATGGTTCTACGGATAATACCCCTGCAACTATCTTACCTTATCTCTGCGACAAACGGATACAATATCATTATCAGAAAAACAAAGGAGTATCAGCTGCAAGAAACAGAGGGATTGAATTGTCAAAAGGCATGTATATAGCTTTTCTGGATGCCGATGATGTTTGGCTGCCCATGAATCTTGAAAAAAAAATAATGGCATTGCAACCCGACACTATTGACTGGGTATTTAGCGATGCTCTCCTGTTATTTGAAAACAATAATGTTATAGTGGCTCCTGACGGGACCGACAAATTAATATTGGAACATTACCTGCTATGGGATCGAATGGTGGTACCCGGGCCGTCAAGCAATATTATCCTAAAAAGAAAATGTTTAAATACAGGCCTAAGATTTGACCCAATGTTTTCAACAGCTGCAGATCAGGATTTCTGCTTCTATTTAAGTGCACGATATGAGGGCAAACGAATTGCCGCCCCCCTTTTTAAATACAGGCAGTTAACAAATAGCATGAGTAAAGACATGAGAGTTGTTTCAAAAGATCACTATAATGTGTACAGGAAAGCAGAAAACAATAAATTATTCAAATCGTATTTATTTAAAAACAAATGCTTTTCGAACATGTATATAATATTAGCCGGTGGATGGTGGTCTATTGGCGGCAATATAATTAATACCAAGCCGCTAACAAGAATGCCAAATACGCGGGGCATAATACCAACTAAGCCATCAAGTCCGCGTTTTATTTTGATAGACTTGATGACAAGTTGGTATAAAACGATTATTTACCTGATTAAAGCGATCATAATATATCCACCAAACAGCAACAAGCTCATGGCTAAATTTTTTAAAAAATATATTTACGCGGGTTAA